One region of Permianibacter fluminis genomic DNA includes:
- a CDS encoding aspartate aminotransferase family protein translates to MPFTANRQFKAAPRLLKSAKGMYYTDVDGRQILDGTAGLWCCNAGHGRDAITKAVQHQIEELDYAPTFQMGHPLPFEFANRLRPHLPGDMSHVFFTNSGSESVDTALKMAIAYHRVRGEGARQRLIGREKGYHGVGFGGISVGGLVNNRKFFGSLLNGVDHLPHTLLKANNFSRGLPKSGAELADELERIIALHDASTVAAVIVEPISGSAGVILPPEGYLKRLREICDKHGILLIFDEVITGFGRVGMPFAAQRFGVQPDIITCAKGLTNGAIPMGAVLVRKHIYDTFMNGPEGAIELFHGYTYSGHPVACAAGIAAIDIYEKEKLFDKAIELGSYWENALHGLRDLPNIADIRNYGLIGAIELESIAGSPGKRAFNAFTQAFQHGALIRVTGDIIALSPPLIIEKKHIDDLFTILRDVLKNNI, encoded by the coding sequence ATGCCGTTCACGGCCAACCGCCAGTTCAAGGCGGCGCCCCGGCTGCTGAAAAGCGCCAAGGGCATGTACTACACCGATGTCGACGGTCGCCAGATTCTGGACGGTACCGCCGGGCTCTGGTGCTGCAATGCCGGTCACGGCCGCGACGCCATCACCAAAGCCGTCCAGCACCAGATCGAGGAGCTGGATTATGCCCCAACCTTCCAGATGGGGCACCCGCTGCCGTTCGAGTTCGCCAACCGGCTGCGACCGCACCTGCCGGGCGACATGAGCCATGTCTTCTTTACCAACTCCGGTTCCGAGTCGGTCGATACCGCGCTGAAAATGGCGATTGCCTACCATCGCGTCCGCGGTGAAGGCGCCCGCCAACGCTTGATTGGCCGCGAGAAGGGTTATCACGGCGTCGGCTTTGGTGGCATCTCGGTTGGTGGCCTGGTCAACAACCGCAAATTCTTCGGCTCGCTGCTGAACGGTGTTGATCACCTGCCGCACACGCTGCTGAAAGCCAACAACTTCTCACGCGGCTTGCCGAAGAGCGGCGCAGAACTTGCCGATGAGCTGGAACGCATCATTGCGCTGCACGATGCCAGCACGGTTGCGGCGGTCATTGTTGAACCGATCTCCGGTTCGGCCGGCGTCATTCTGCCGCCCGAGGGTTATCTGAAACGGCTGCGCGAAATCTGCGACAAGCACGGCATCCTGCTGATATTTGATGAAGTGATCACAGGTTTCGGTCGCGTCGGCATGCCGTTCGCCGCCCAGCGTTTTGGCGTGCAGCCGGACATCATCACCTGCGCCAAGGGCCTGACCAACGGCGCGATTCCGATGGGCGCAGTGCTGGTGCGCAAACACATTTACGACACTTTCATGAACGGTCCGGAAGGCGCCATCGAACTGTTCCATGGCTACACCTACTCCGGTCACCCGGTTGCCTGTGCGGCCGGCATAGCCGCGATTGATATCTACGAAAAAGAAAAGCTGTTCGACAAGGCCATCGAGCTCGGCAGCTACTGGGAAAACGCACTGCATGGCTTGCGCGATTTGCCGAACATCGCCGACATCCGCAATTACGGCCTGATCGGTGCCATTGAACTGGAGTCGATTGCCGGCAGTCCGGGCAAGCGCGCGTTCAACGCCTTTACCCAAGCCTTCCAGCACGGCGCGCTGATTCGCGTTACCGGCGACATCATCGCGCTGAGTCCGCCGCTGATTATCGAGAAGAAGCACATCGATGATCTGTTCACGATTTTGCGGGATGTGTTGAAGAACAATATCTGA
- a CDS encoding CoA-acylating methylmalonate-semialdehyde dehydrogenase, protein MKTIPHWINGKDADLQDKALTSTRTSPVFNPATGEQTGQLLLASKADVETAISAAEKAFPGWAATPPLSRARVMFKFKELIEQHADQLAALITAEHGKVLSDAKGELTRGFEVVEFACGIPQLLKGEFTENVGRDIDSWSMRQPLGVVAGITPFNFPTMVPMWMFPVAIACGNTFVLKPSERDPSAPRLLAQLLKQAGLPDGVFNIVNGDKQAVDTLLTDPRIQAVSFVGSTPIAQYIYATGTAHGKRVQALGGAKNHMVVMPDADLDQTVNALMGAGYGSAGERCMAISVAVAVGDIADKLVTALEPKVRALKIGAGTMIDCEMGPLVTAQHRDKVRGYIDAGLEEGAKLVVDGRGHKVSGHEQGFFLGGSLFDHVKPNMKIYREEIFGPVLCIVRVNSFDEAVKLINDHEFGNGTAIFTRDGDSARQFAHAIQVGMVGINVPIPVPMAFHSFGGWKKSLFGDHHMHGPEGVRFYTRMKTITSRWPTGIRGGAEFVMPTMK, encoded by the coding sequence ATGAAAACCATTCCGCACTGGATCAACGGTAAAGACGCTGATCTACAAGACAAGGCGTTGACCAGTACCCGCACGTCCCCTGTGTTCAATCCCGCCACCGGCGAGCAAACCGGCCAGCTGTTGCTGGCGTCGAAGGCCGATGTCGAAACCGCCATTTCCGCGGCAGAAAAGGCTTTTCCCGGCTGGGCTGCGACACCGCCGCTGAGCCGGGCCCGGGTGATGTTCAAGTTCAAAGAATTGATCGAGCAGCACGCTGATCAGCTTGCCGCGCTGATCACCGCCGAGCACGGCAAAGTGCTGTCCGATGCCAAAGGCGAACTGACTCGCGGCTTCGAAGTGGTCGAGTTTGCCTGCGGCATTCCGCAATTGCTGAAAGGCGAATTCACTGAAAACGTCGGCCGCGATATCGACTCGTGGTCGATGCGGCAACCGCTCGGCGTTGTTGCCGGTATCACGCCATTCAATTTCCCGACCATGGTGCCGATGTGGATGTTCCCGGTCGCCATCGCCTGCGGCAACACCTTTGTGTTGAAGCCTTCCGAGCGTGACCCGTCAGCGCCCCGTCTGCTTGCGCAATTGCTCAAGCAGGCGGGGCTGCCTGATGGTGTGTTCAACATCGTCAACGGCGACAAGCAAGCCGTCGATACCCTGCTCACGGATCCGCGCATTCAAGCGGTCTCGTTTGTCGGCTCGACGCCGATCGCACAATACATCTACGCCACTGGCACCGCCCACGGTAAACGCGTGCAGGCACTCGGCGGCGCCAAGAACCATATGGTTGTGATGCCCGATGCCGATCTGGATCAAACCGTCAACGCGCTGATGGGTGCTGGTTATGGTTCTGCTGGCGAACGTTGCATGGCGATTTCAGTTGCCGTTGCCGTTGGCGATATCGCTGACAAATTGGTCACGGCGCTGGAACCGAAAGTGCGGGCGCTGAAAATCGGCGCCGGCACGATGATCGATTGCGAAATGGGACCATTGGTGACCGCCCAGCACCGCGACAAGGTGCGTGGCTATATCGATGCCGGCCTTGAAGAAGGCGCCAAGCTGGTGGTCGATGGCCGCGGCCATAAAGTCAGCGGCCACGAACAGGGTTTCTTCCTAGGCGGTTCGCTGTTTGATCACGTCAAACCGAACATGAAAATTTATCGGGAAGAAATTTTCGGCCCGGTACTCTGCATTGTGCGCGTCAACAGCTTTGACGAAGCCGTGAAGCTCATCAACGATCACGAATTCGGCAATGGCACTGCCATCTTCACCCGCGATGGCGATTCTGCCCGCCAGTTTGCTCACGCCATTCAGGTCGGCATGGTCGGCATCAACGTGCCGATTCCGGTACCGATGGCGTTCCACTCGTTCGGCGGCTGGAAAAAATCGCTGTTCGGCGATCACCACATGCACGGCCCGGAGGGCGTCCGCTTCTATACCCGGATGAAGACCATCACCTCGCGCTGGCCAACCGGTATCCGCGGTGGCGCCGAGTTTGTGATGCCGACGATGAAGTAA
- a CDS encoding DUF502 domain-containing protein has translation MKPKLTVLRNNLLVGVAVMLPITIILMFLRWLYHSTTQLIRPITELVVAQSGLGPWLADFIVIALIVVMLLLVGLVVRTRIGGFLLGLIEQTLFKNIPGYQLVKETVGQFVATDRPSPFSKVALVRLFGDEVSTTAFITAEHENGYFTVFVPTGPNPTSGLMFHVPADRVRILEGISIETAMRTVIGCGVGAQPILKAGQE, from the coding sequence ATGAAACCGAAGCTGACCGTACTGCGCAACAATCTGCTGGTGGGCGTCGCGGTGATGCTGCCCATCACCATCATCCTGATGTTTCTGCGCTGGCTTTATCACTCCACCACCCAGCTGATCCGGCCGATTACCGAGCTGGTGGTTGCCCAATCGGGGTTGGGCCCGTGGCTAGCCGACTTCATCGTGATTGCCTTGATTGTGGTGATGTTGCTGCTGGTCGGGCTGGTGGTGCGGACCCGGATTGGCGGCTTTCTGCTCGGTTTGATTGAGCAGACCTTGTTCAAGAACATCCCGGGTTACCAGCTCGTCAAGGAAACGGTCGGCCAGTTTGTCGCCACCGACCGGCCCAGCCCGTTCTCCAAGGTGGCACTGGTCCGGCTGTTTGGTGATGAGGTATCGACCACCGCGTTTATCACCGCCGAGCACGAAAACGGCTATTTCACCGTGTTTGTCCCGACCGGGCCGAACCCAACCAGCGGCCTGATGTTCCATGTACCGGCCGACCGGGTCCGGATTCTGGAAGGCATCTCGATCGAGACCGCGATGCGCACGGTGATCGGCTGTGGTGTCGGTGCCCAGCCGATTCTGAAAGCAGGCCAGGAGTGA
- a CDS encoding eCIS core domain-containing protein translates to MDAARQKTAQRAPSPALVVSRSPVALSVASHIVQASALKVSSPQDAAEKEAEGTAKKIMRMAAPIASKPVTAELDRDRSASTGSILRKAKAGEDPEKDKLLPIPTHTPTAKPKAEVPVISRMVSAETASRSLLRAMAKGSASSAGKSGGQPNVASNIGADIRSTMSSGSPLPLNVRRFMEPRFQANFRNVKIHTGDKAAGLSAQIGAQAFAVGNHVFFGKDKFQPDSSDGKELIAHELTHTIQQGGAVQRSVDSASSVGTAVTQRSEGMIHRLSLPDPRKYFADKASAIPGFTLFTVVIGFNPITNASVSRSAGNILKGAIELIPGGSYITDALNNHGIFDKVSNWVQTQFDTIKDIGSGIWDEIEQFIKGLGKKDLFDPGGAVDRGMRIVTSRIDQVKAFAVGLKDGAVQLIKDLILKPIGAFARTTSGYPLLCAVMGKDPITGDKAPQDPEALMGAFMTFIGEQETWATMQKANAIPRAFAWFKDALGTVKSFVMQIPGLFVTAFKSLVIMDIILIPRAFAKLASVFGGFAAQFISWGLNAVWKLLEIVFDVVKPGALAYVKRTGGALKAILKNPLPFVGNLVAAGKAGFSQFAGNFGAHLKAGLLNWLTGALTGVYIPKSFELRELIKFVLSVLGLSWQNIRVKLVKAVGETAVKAMETGFDIVVTLVTQGPAAAWDKIKDQLSGLRDTVIGGITSMVVEAIAKKAVPKVLAMFIPGAGFIAAIMSIYDVVMVFVNRLSTIAGIVGAFVNSIVQIAAGNIGAAAKKVESILAGLLSIAISFLFQFAGLGKVADKVMGIIQKIRAPIDKALDAVVTWIVTMAKKLFAKVFGKKDKDGKPDERTPEQKAADLKKAMADASPLIANKELTLEEVDKKLKTIKTSYRITTLEIRKVSGTDSEETDYVYGEVNPNAKTETVKRKLRFAPAAEVDFTCSPDHVKDGLKAEFDTQVKDQESGLNRLRLEDWETNVQNYANRKAASATATDSGSGRDPKGTEAQKEFRDKERVKRIAKEIANDKSNRSAAQKQAAAEKKVDAEMATLAALHDPDQIAGGDPTKLTRLGNKRVNSSIGSQWRIKAPAFIATVRDRVKGIAKALMAKLHMNAKLNPK, encoded by the coding sequence ATGGATGCGGCCCGCCAAAAAACCGCCCAGCGTGCACCGAGCCCGGCACTGGTAGTGAGCCGTTCACCGGTTGCTTTGTCGGTGGCGTCTCACATCGTGCAGGCCAGTGCACTGAAGGTGTCATCGCCGCAGGACGCAGCAGAAAAAGAAGCGGAAGGCACTGCCAAGAAGATCATGCGGATGGCGGCGCCGATCGCGAGCAAGCCCGTTACTGCCGAACTCGATAGAGACCGATCCGCCAGCACTGGCAGCATTCTGCGCAAGGCCAAAGCGGGCGAAGACCCGGAAAAAGACAAACTCCTACCTATACCCACACATACACCCACAGCCAAACCGAAAGCGGAGGTGCCGGTCATCTCGCGCATGGTGAGTGCCGAAACCGCGTCACGTTCGCTGCTGCGGGCGATGGCCAAGGGCTCGGCCAGCAGTGCAGGCAAGAGTGGTGGTCAGCCGAATGTTGCCAGCAATATCGGCGCCGATATCCGCAGCACTATGAGCTCGGGTTCACCGTTGCCGCTCAATGTCCGGCGGTTCATGGAGCCGCGGTTCCAGGCCAATTTTCGCAATGTCAAAATCCACACCGGTGACAAAGCGGCCGGGCTCAGTGCCCAGATTGGTGCGCAGGCATTCGCGGTCGGCAATCATGTTTTTTTTGGCAAGGATAAATTCCAGCCCGATTCGAGTGACGGCAAAGAGCTGATTGCCCACGAGCTGACCCACACGATTCAGCAGGGCGGCGCGGTTCAGCGCAGTGTTGATAGTGCCAGCAGTGTCGGCACCGCCGTGACCCAGCGCAGTGAGGGGATGATTCATCGGCTGAGCTTGCCGGACCCTCGCAAGTATTTCGCCGACAAGGCCAGCGCCATTCCCGGCTTCACGCTGTTTACCGTCGTGATTGGCTTCAATCCCATCACCAATGCCAGTGTCAGTCGCAGTGCCGGCAATATTCTGAAGGGCGCCATCGAGCTGATCCCCGGTGGCAGCTACATCACCGATGCCCTGAACAATCACGGCATTTTCGACAAGGTTTCGAATTGGGTGCAAACCCAGTTTGACACCATCAAGGATATCGGCAGTGGCATCTGGGATGAAATCGAGCAGTTCATCAAGGGGCTGGGCAAGAAAGATCTGTTCGACCCCGGCGGTGCAGTTGACCGCGGCATGCGCATCGTCACTAGCCGAATTGATCAGGTAAAGGCCTTCGCAGTCGGCCTGAAGGACGGTGCGGTCCAGCTGATCAAGGATTTGATCCTGAAACCGATCGGCGCCTTCGCCCGCACCACCAGCGGTTATCCGCTGTTGTGTGCGGTGATGGGCAAGGACCCGATCACTGGCGACAAGGCGCCACAAGATCCGGAAGCGCTTATGGGCGCGTTCATGACTTTCATCGGCGAACAGGAAACCTGGGCGACGATGCAGAAAGCCAATGCGATTCCGCGGGCGTTCGCCTGGTTCAAGGATGCGCTCGGCACCGTGAAATCCTTTGTGATGCAGATCCCGGGCTTGTTTGTCACCGCGTTCAAATCGCTGGTGATTATGGACATTATCCTGATCCCGCGGGCGTTCGCCAAACTGGCCAGCGTGTTTGGCGGCTTCGCGGCCCAGTTCATCAGTTGGGGTCTTAACGCGGTCTGGAAGCTGCTGGAAATCGTCTTTGATGTGGTCAAGCCGGGCGCACTCGCCTATGTCAAACGAACGGGCGGCGCGCTGAAAGCAATTCTCAAAAATCCCTTGCCGTTTGTCGGCAATCTGGTCGCCGCCGGCAAGGCTGGCTTCTCGCAATTTGCCGGTAATTTTGGCGCCCATTTGAAAGCCGGTTTGCTGAACTGGCTCACTGGCGCGCTGACTGGCGTTTACATTCCCAAGTCGTTTGAGCTCAGGGAGTTGATCAAGTTTGTCCTGTCGGTGCTGGGCCTGAGTTGGCAGAACATCCGGGTCAAACTGGTCAAGGCGGTTGGTGAAACCGCGGTCAAGGCGATGGAAACCGGATTCGATATCGTGGTGACCTTGGTCACCCAAGGACCGGCCGCAGCTTGGGACAAGATCAAGGATCAGCTCAGCGGCTTGCGCGATACCGTCATCGGCGGCATTACCAGCATGGTGGTTGAGGCCATTGCCAAGAAGGCGGTGCCGAAAGTGCTCGCCATGTTCATTCCCGGCGCCGGATTTATCGCGGCCATCATGTCGATCTACGATGTGGTGATGGTGTTCGTGAACCGGCTGTCGACGATTGCCGGTATCGTCGGCGCTTTCGTCAATTCCATTGTCCAGATCGCGGCGGGCAATATCGGTGCGGCCGCGAAGAAAGTGGAGAGCATTCTCGCCGGCTTGCTATCTATTGCCATCAGCTTCCTGTTCCAGTTTGCGGGTCTGGGCAAAGTCGCTGACAAAGTCATGGGCATTATCCAGAAGATCCGCGCGCCGATCGACAAGGCACTGGATGCCGTTGTCACCTGGATTGTCACGATGGCGAAGAAGCTCTTTGCGAAGGTATTCGGCAAAAAGGACAAGGATGGCAAACCGGATGAGCGGACACCGGAACAGAAAGCGGCTGATTTGAAGAAAGCGATGGCAGACGCATCGCCATTGATTGCCAACAAGGAACTAACCCTTGAGGAAGTTGACAAGAAACTCAAAACCATCAAGACCTCCTATCGAATCACGACGCTGGAAATCCGCAAGGTCAGTGGCACTGATAGCGAAGAGACAGATTACGTTTATGGCGAAGTCAATCCCAATGCCAAAACCGAAACGGTCAAGCGCAAGCTGCGTTTTGCTCCGGCCGCGGAAGTGGATTTCACCTGTTCGCCAGATCATGTGAAAGATGGTCTGAAAGCCGAGTTCGATACGCAGGTCAAGGATCAGGAGTCGGGTTTGAATCGCTTGCGCCTTGAGGACTGGGAAACCAATGTCCAGAACTACGCCAACCGCAAAGCGGCGTCAGCTACCGCCACCGATTCAGGTTCGGGCCGCGACCCCAAAGGTACCGAAGCGCAGAAGGAATTCCGCGACAAGGAACGCGTGAAACGCATCGCCAAGGAAATCGCCAACGACAAGTCGAATCGCAGTGCCGCGCAGAAGCAGGCCGCCGCCGAGAAGAAAGTGGATGCCGAAATGGCCACGCTCGCTGCCTTGCACGATCCGGATCAAATTGCCGGTGGCGACCCGACCAAGCTGACGCGGCTCGGAAATAAACGGGTGAATTCATCCATCGGATCGCAATGGCGCATTAAGGCGCCAGCGTTTATCGCGACCGTGCGGGATCGCGTCAAAGGTATCGCCAAAGCCTTGATGGCCAAGTTGCATATGAACGCCAAGTTGAATCCGAAATAG
- a CDS encoding ATP-binding protein yields MDVRRYPHGVVSSPATENARDLERELNWFAAILEARLQHYFDPEQLDDPLTVLPAPDLSASTSPYADFLRANPLPLADRLILLLALVPTLRPQLLDVLYSKNEASQRGFSEFGGVQGNAHGGFVPTGETALFLLAGADLAGRLAMMQRFEPDQPLALLNLVQLAPVSHGESPYSGVLTLAREALHRFTSGVERQLAFNLEFPARRVDTDLDWPDLVLPATTREQLEEIKHWIQHGDTLLNQWGMASRLRPGFTSLFHGPPGTGKTLTACLIGKHCGCEVYKIDLSLIVSKYIGETEKNLARVFDLAEHRRWILFFDEADALFGKRTKVDDAHDRYANQEVSFLLQRIEDFHGVVILASNLKANIDDAFIRRFHSVVPFPMPKPPERLRLWQEAFPVQVTLDRDVDLVKLAEKYELSGGTIMNVVRHALLMSLSRAEQRVSRDDLEEGVRRELLKEGRAL; encoded by the coding sequence ATGGATGTCCGACGCTATCCACACGGCGTGGTGAGTTCACCCGCCACCGAAAATGCCCGCGATCTGGAACGCGAGCTGAACTGGTTTGCCGCCATTCTGGAGGCACGGCTGCAGCACTATTTTGATCCCGAGCAGCTCGATGATCCATTGACCGTGCTGCCAGCACCGGATTTGTCCGCCAGCACCTCACCGTACGCGGATTTTCTCCGTGCGAATCCGTTACCACTTGCCGATCGGTTGATCTTGCTGCTGGCGTTGGTGCCGACGCTGCGCCCGCAGTTGCTTGACGTGTTGTACAGCAAAAATGAAGCGAGCCAGCGTGGCTTCAGCGAATTCGGTGGTGTCCAGGGCAATGCCCATGGCGGTTTTGTGCCCACCGGTGAAACCGCGCTGTTTTTGCTGGCGGGTGCTGATCTGGCTGGTCGACTGGCGATGATGCAACGCTTCGAGCCGGATCAACCGCTGGCTCTGCTGAATCTGGTTCAGCTCGCGCCGGTCAGTCACGGCGAATCGCCGTATAGCGGCGTGCTGACATTGGCGCGCGAAGCATTGCACCGCTTCACCAGCGGGGTGGAACGGCAGCTGGCGTTCAATCTGGAATTTCCGGCGCGGCGCGTGGATACCGATCTGGATTGGCCGGATCTGGTGTTGCCGGCCACCACACGCGAACAGCTGGAAGAAATCAAACACTGGATCCAGCACGGCGACACCTTGCTGAATCAGTGGGGCATGGCCAGCCGTTTGCGACCCGGGTTCACCAGCTTGTTTCACGGCCCACCGGGGACCGGCAAGACCCTGACAGCCTGTCTGATCGGCAAGCATTGCGGCTGCGAGGTGTACAAGATCGATCTGAGCCTGATCGTTTCCAAGTACATCGGCGAGACCGAGAAAAATCTGGCTCGGGTGTTTGACCTGGCTGAACACCGGCGCTGGATTCTGTTCTTTGACGAAGCCGATGCGCTGTTTGGCAAACGGACCAAGGTGGATGACGCCCATGACCGCTACGCCAATCAGGAAGTCAGTTTCCTGTTGCAACGCATTGAGGATTTTCATGGCGTGGTGATCCTGGCCTCGAACCTGAAAGCCAATATCGATGATGCGTTTATCCGCCGCTTCCATTCGGTGGTGCCGTTTCCGATGCCGAAACCACCGGAGCGGCTGCGGCTCTGGCAGGAGGCGTTTCCGGTGCAAGTGACGTTGGATCGGGATGTTGATCTGGTAAAGCTGGCTGAGAAATACGAGCTGTCCGGTGGCACCATCATGAATGTGGTTCGGCATGCGCTGTTGATGAGTTTGAGCCGGGCCGAGCAGCGGGTCAGCCGCGATGATCTGGAGGAGGGTGTGCGCCGCGAGTTGTTGAAAGAGGGCAGGGCCTTGTAG
- a CDS encoding contractile injection system tape measure protein, which translates to MANAPLSHRIRRQRWSVQVGSADQAMGWREQLSQSYGSLLPAFEQALDAIDVGDRHVHIPRLQLQVRVNSVAQLAEQLPLLLAQALADELPHLTITSEATVRDTDAPALAELEPWLHYLRAGSLPWFCAHADHEQLRLAVPTPTRQRQLLLVALADAMTEPEILLRFWRWLQPLPDADWRAEINSLIAERLPAQADLMNALVALAMAVPAMNRYQRLQVLTLSLLRLWQNLTMPEAVRQALISMSTQDVTPERVTEMRSGLMSWLAHCADMRSLPEADAALGVDINVNANSNAMPLPVVTASANTTHALQQKALQPHLQLLQAAVAQPVFPAELNTTTAAATTVTVAHAGLVLVHPFLPQLFLSTGIVADRKAGIPLPELPRAAALLHFLATGGEQLAEYELGFIKALLGLAVDAPLPVAEGLLTAADKAEAEALLQAVVQHWPALKNTSVTGLRVSFLQRHGLLRAEADGWRVHIEREAFDVLLDFLPWGIGVIKLPWMSDAIHTAW; encoded by the coding sequence ATGGCCAACGCTCCGCTCAGCCATCGCATTCGTCGTCAGCGCTGGTCGGTGCAAGTCGGCAGCGCCGATCAGGCCATGGGCTGGCGCGAGCAACTGAGCCAGAGCTATGGCAGCTTGTTGCCGGCATTCGAGCAGGCGCTGGATGCGATCGATGTTGGCGATCGGCATGTTCACATTCCGCGGCTGCAGTTGCAGGTTCGGGTGAATTCAGTCGCGCAATTGGCCGAGCAGTTGCCGTTGCTGCTGGCGCAGGCCCTGGCGGATGAGTTGCCGCATCTGACTATCACATCGGAAGCCACGGTGCGGGACACTGACGCTCCTGCACTCGCTGAGCTCGAACCCTGGTTGCACTATCTGCGCGCCGGCAGCCTGCCGTGGTTCTGTGCCCATGCCGACCATGAGCAGTTGCGTCTGGCGGTGCCGACGCCGACCCGGCAGCGGCAGTTGTTGTTGGTGGCGCTGGCCGATGCCATGACTGAGCCAGAAATCCTGCTACGTTTCTGGCGCTGGTTGCAGCCGCTGCCCGATGCGGATTGGCGCGCGGAAATCAATTCGCTGATTGCAGAGCGGCTGCCTGCGCAGGCTGATCTGATGAATGCCCTTGTCGCGCTCGCTATGGCGGTGCCGGCTATGAACCGTTATCAGCGCCTGCAGGTGCTGACGCTGAGCCTGTTGCGGCTTTGGCAAAACTTGACGATGCCGGAAGCAGTGCGGCAAGCGCTGATATCAATGTCGACACAGGACGTGACGCCGGAGCGGGTGACTGAAATGCGGTCAGGGCTGATGTCCTGGCTGGCTCATTGCGCTGACATGCGATCGCTACCGGAGGCTGACGCCGCCCTCGGTGTCGATATCAACGTCAATGCCAATTCGAACGCAATGCCGTTGCCAGTCGTTACAGCATCGGCCAACACCACACATGCCTTACAGCAGAAGGCGCTGCAACCGCATCTGCAACTGCTGCAGGCGGCGGTGGCTCAGCCAGTTTTTCCGGCCGAGCTCAATACCACCACGGCGGCGGCAACCACGGTCACGGTGGCGCACGCTGGACTGGTGCTGGTGCATCCGTTTTTGCCACAGCTTTTTCTCAGCACCGGCATTGTGGCCGATCGCAAGGCCGGTATTCCCTTGCCGGAGCTACCGCGCGCTGCCGCGCTGCTGCACTTTCTGGCGACCGGCGGCGAGCAATTGGCCGAGTACGAACTGGGCTTCATCAAGGCGCTGCTGGGTCTGGCGGTCGATGCGCCACTGCCGGTTGCCGAAGGTTTGCTGACCGCGGCGGACAAAGCCGAAGCGGAGGCACTGCTGCAAGCGGTGGTGCAACACTGGCCGGCGCTGAAAAATACCTCGGTAACGGGTTTGCGGGTGTCGTTTCTGCAACGCCATGGTCTGCTGCGCGCCGAAGCTGACGGCTGGCGTGTTCACATCGAACGCGAAGCGTTTGATGTCTTGCTGGATTTTCTGCCCTGGGGTATCGGAGTGATCAAACTGCCATGGATGTCCGACGCTATCCACACGGCGTGGTGA